GGCGGCAAATGGTCACGGTAATGCACGCAGCCTGGCCGGTTTTTATAGTGGTTTGTTAGACGGTAGTTTGCTTGAAGCCGACATGCTCGAAGAGTTGACCCGTGAACACAGTATCGGGCCGGACAAAACATTATTGACCAACACCCGTTTTGGCCTGGGCTGCATGTTGGACCAACCGCAGTTGCCCAATGCGACGTTCGGCCTTGGCCCGCGTGCTTTCGGGCATCCTGGCGCGGGTGGTTCGGTCGGGTTTGCCGACCCGGAGCATGATGTAGCCTTTGGTTTCGTAACTAATACATTGGGACCCTATGTACTTATGGACCCGCGCGCGCAGAAGTTGGTCGGAATATTGGCCGGTTGTCTGTAAACCCCTTGCTGTTTCACAATTTTTTGTTACAAAGGCAACTATAAGAAGGCGCTGAACGAAATTTTGTAACTTTAAAGTTCTGTAAGCGTCTGTTTAACGGGTCATCCAGACCCCCGTTTCTTTTCTCATTTTGTGGATATCTCATGTTATCGAACAAGTCCTTGGCACTGGCTCTTTGCCTCACCATTACCGGCTGCGCACAAACGCCACAAAATGATGCCGAAGGTGGGCATTGGTGGTCATTTGGATCTGATAAGGCCGTTACCAAGGACGCAGTCACCCAAACCGACGCCAAGCCGGATGCCAAGCCCGCCGCTGGCGCCAAGCCTGCCGCACCGGTAGCCGCCACCGCCGCTCCCGCTCCAGCCGTAGCGCCGGCCGCGAAAACCGACACCGGCTCCAGCTGGTGGCCGTTTGGTTCCAAAACCGCTGATGAAAAGGCCGCTGACGCCAAGGCTGACCTGAAGGCCGATCTGAAGGCCGCCGAGCCAGCCCCGTCCGTTGCCAAAAACGAGACTGAAACCCACTGGTGGTGGCCGTTCGAAAGCAAACCCAAGCCACTGGCCAAGGTCGATGTGACCAACGTGCCGATGCCTGACCCGAAAATCACCCAGGCCTGGCTGGATGACTATGAGCCGCGCCTGCGCGCCGCCATCAAGGACAGCAACCTGCAACTGGAACGTCGCGACAACGTGCTGGTGGTCATTGCTCCGGTAGACGGTTCCTACAACCCGAAGCGTCCGGCCATGCTGCTGCCGGTTACCCTCGGTCCGTTCACACGCGTGGCCAAGGCGGTTGAAGCCGACCCGAAAACCGCCGTTCTGGTTCTGGGTCACGTCGATGCCACTGGCACGGCGCCAGCCAGCCAGGCGTTGAGCAAGGAGCGCGCGCAATCCATCGCTTCGATTTTCAGCCTCAGCGGCCTGAAGCAGGATCGCCTGATGCTGCGTGGCATGGGGGACCTGATGCCGCGTGCCGCCAACGACAGCTCCCAGGGCCGTGCCCTGAACCGTCGCATGGAAATCATGTTCACTCAACGCAGCACCATGTTGGCGTTGCTGAGCAAGTACAACTCGGGCAAGACCCCGCCTGTGGCTGAAATGGTCGCGGTGCAGAACGTTCCCGCCCCGGCACCGGCTGCAAAAGCCCCGGCAAAAAAGGCCGCCGCCAGCAAGGCAACCACCAAGAAAGCCGCCGCCAAACCAGCCGCCAAGAAGGCCCCGGCCAAGCCAGCAGCGAAGAAACCCGCGCCGGCCAAAGCCAAGGCCGATGCACCGGCGAACGACCAGGCAAAAAACTGATTTGCTGAACCAGAAGGATAAAGCCGCATGACTCAGGCACTGGCCGATATGCGCCGTGACTACACACGGGACGGTTTGAGCGAGGCCCAGGCCCCGAGCGAGCCGTTTGCGTTATTCCACCAGTGGTTTGCCGATGCGGTGAACACCGAGCAGCCGCCGGTGGAAGCCAACGCCATGACCCTGGCCACGGTCGACCAGGACGGTCGCCCGCACTGCCGTATCCTGTTGCTCAAAGGCCTGGATGCGCAGGGCTTTACCTTCTTCACCAACTATCAGAGCGCCAAGGGCCAACAGCTCGCGACGCGGCCGTTTGCGGCCATGACCTTTTTCTGGCCGACCCTGGAGCGCCAGGTGCGTATCGAAGGGCGGGTGGTCAAGGTCACGCCCGAAGAGTCGGACGCGTATTATCAGGTCCGCCCACTGGGCAGCCGTCTGGGGGCCTGGGCGTCGCCGCAGAGCCAGGTCATTCGTGACCGTGAAGAACTGCAAGACTTGCTCAAGGCCACCGAACAGCGTTTCAGCGATACCCAGCCTGACTGCCCCGAGCATTGGGGTGGCTATCGCCTGTTGCCCGAGCGCATCGAGTTCTGGCAAGGCCGTGCCAGTCGCCTGCATGACCGCCTGAACTACCGCCTGCAAGGGGCCGACTGGACCCGCGAGCGCCTGGCGCCCTGAGCGGCACCTTTCGTCACCTCACCTGAATGATGCACATCACCCCGACGTCTCTATAACGAGGCATCGGGTGTGTAGTGCTGCGCGGCGTTTTTCAGCCAGCCCGGCAAGTCGCCGCGTTTGATTTTCAAGGTGCGAGCCTGCTCCAACTGTTGCAGCATGAAGGCCCGCTTGAGCGGATCATCGCCGGCCAGAGACAGTGCGAGGTCGCGGTCTACCCACCGTTTGATCCGCAGGTACAGCCAGCCATGGAAATACAGGCCGGCTAGAGTAGTGACTACAATGATGAAGTAATCCATGAACGTCCCTGTTGAGAAGAGTGCTACCGTTCGTCGAGGTTTTTGGTGCTGGCAGTCTGTACTAAGGCTGAATGAAAGCAATTTTCTGCCGCGCTTGCCGTGACAGGCGTCAAGCCGCAGCGTCTAATGAATACCTGTCCTTTGGAGTTGATGCTATGCGTAAGTCCGTTTTACTGGTTGCCTGCTTTACCACCCTGTCCTTGCTGTTGGGTGGCTGCGCCTCGAGTCTGACCGGCGACTCGTACTCCCGTGATGAAGCGCGTCGTGTACAGACTGTGCGCATGGGTACCATCGAATCCCTGCGTCCGGTGAAAATCGAAGGCACCAAGACCCCAATCGGCGGCGCGGCCGGTGCTGTCATTGGTGGCGTGGGCGGCAGCGCCATTGGCGGTGGCCGTGGCAGTATCGTCACTGCCGTGATCGGCGCCGTTGCCGGCGGCCTGCTGGGTTCGGCCACCGAAGAAGGCCTGACCCGCACACAAGGCGTGGAAATCACCGTTCGTGAAGACGACGGCAGCATGCGCGCCTACGTACAGGCCGTGCAGGAAAATGAAATCTTCCGCATTGGCGACCGCGTGCGCATCATGACCGTCGACGGCACCAGCCGCGTTACTCGCTGAACATCGGTTGTAGAAACACAAAGCCCCAACCGGGTGACCGGTTGGGGCTTTGTGTTGAATGGCTTTTCGGAAGGTGTCAGGTAAACATTTCGATGTCATCCATTGCACTTCCAATGACACCGCTGAGCGCAGGGCATTTACGCATAGCTTGTTGCAGTGCCGGCATTACCTTGTCCATGTCCAATGTCCCAAATCGACGTGCAATGTGGCCTATGGCAACTATGGCAGCTGACGCGATGTCTTCGTTGTCGTCACGCATATGTTGTAAGCAAACGCTTTGTGCCCAGGTACAATCGGTTTCGTTGAGCCCCACTGAAATTAGTGCTGTGGTGACTTTGCTTACGTCACCAGTGGCAAGATCAGTCACTGATTCATCGTGAGTCAAGTCAGGATCGTGATAGCGCATATTCATTTCAGGTCTCCTAGGACTTTTCCTTTGCGGTTAGTTTTTCCAGCCCTTATCAATGCGTTTTTCATATGTTGGTTAAGTGCGCTCCATGATCGTACGTGGCCGTGAAAAGTGTCATCTGTTGACTTGTCAACAATCACAAACTCCTTCGTATGCGGGTCAATACCTATCTGGCGAGGCTCTCCAGGCTTGACCAACACTGAGTCGTTCAAAGCGTCCAGGCCGTTAGTGGGGTTTTTACTTTTAACCGAGTTGCCCTTCTTGCTGTGATAAGGCGCATCCTCATACTTCCAGCTCACAACGACATACAGGGGCCTGACACCGGAGTCCGCCGGGAAGACAAGAATGAAATCCCTGTACTCAGGCGGATAAATCGGGTCCACGATGATAGCGGCGGCTTTTTCGGTCGGCGGATACACCCATATGTGTGGTGTCGATGGCGCCGCTTCCAGTGCTGGTATTCCGAGTGTATCGGCGGTGTCTGCGGCGGGTGTCCAGATCAGCTCAATGCCATCCCCCAAGTGGGCGATGTACTGCGTGTCGGATACCTCAAACTGCACGACGTCGATCATCTCCCAGCCGGGATTTTTTCCGGTATAGAAGGCATACCCCTTGAGCGTGCCGTCGTCGCGTTGCTCGATATGCAGGCGTACCCGAGTGCGCGCCCTGGCCATGGAGCGCAATTCACGCACCCCACCTTGGGCAGTTCAGGCGGTGGCGATTCAACCTGAAAGTACGCGTCTTCGGCAATCTGACGGTCGATCGATTCTCGTTGAGCTTGTTGCCGGATTGCCGTCCAGGCCGCTGACTCAGCCTCAGTCATGGGTTCAAGTCGGCGATATCCGCCGGTACCCGTGCCGTAGGACCGCCAGACTTTAAATACGTCCTTGTTGTTTGCCATTTGCCCTCCTGGCGTGATGCTTAACGAAATCCGGCGTAGAAGCCGGGTGCTGACGTTAGAGCAAGCCGAGGAGGGTGGGTGTAGGAAGGAACTGCTAAAGAGGGAGGAATCGGATGAAGCAGGAGCCGGCTTGCCGGCTCCTGCAAACGGTCAGGCTTTTTTGCGACTCGCCATCGCCGTTACCGCATAACCCATACAGGCCGCCAGTATCGACCCGGTCAGGATGCCCATTCGATCCTCGCCGGCAAACTCGCTGGCGCCCGGTACGAACGCCAGGGAGCCGACGAACAGGCTCATGGTGAAGCCGATGCCGCACAGGATCGCCACGCCGAACACCTGGCCCCAGCTGGCGCCGCTGGGCAATGCCGCGAGGCCGGTCTTGATGGCCAGCCAGGTCAGGCCGAATACGCCGATGGTCTTGCCGATCAGCAGGCCGGCGGCGATGCCCATGGGGACGTGATGGGTGAAACTATCGAGGCTGACGCCGGTGAGGGATACGCCGGCATTGGCAAACGCGAACAGCGGCAGGATGGCATAGGCCACCCACGGATGCAGGGCGTGTTCGAGCGTCAGCAGCGGTGAGGTCTCGGCGTTTTTGGTGCGCATCGGAATGCAGA
This region of Pseudomonas asgharzadehiana genomic DNA includes:
- the pdxH gene encoding pyridoxamine 5'-phosphate oxidase; this encodes MTQALADMRRDYTRDGLSEAQAPSEPFALFHQWFADAVNTEQPPVEANAMTLATVDQDGRPHCRILLLKGLDAQGFTFFTNYQSAKGQQLATRPFAAMTFFWPTLERQVRIEGRVVKVTPEESDAYYQVRPLGSRLGAWASPQSQVIRDREELQDLLKATEQRFSDTQPDCPEHWGGYRLLPERIEFWQGRASRLHDRLNYRLQGADWTRERLAP
- a CDS encoding OmpA family protein codes for the protein MLSNKSLALALCLTITGCAQTPQNDAEGGHWWSFGSDKAVTKDAVTQTDAKPDAKPAAGAKPAAPVAATAAPAPAVAPAAKTDTGSSWWPFGSKTADEKAADAKADLKADLKAAEPAPSVAKNETETHWWWPFESKPKPLAKVDVTNVPMPDPKITQAWLDDYEPRLRAAIKDSNLQLERRDNVLVVIAPVDGSYNPKRPAMLLPVTLGPFTRVAKAVEADPKTAVLVLGHVDATGTAPASQALSKERAQSIASIFSLSGLKQDRLMLRGMGDLMPRAANDSSQGRALNRRMEIMFTQRSTMLALLSKYNSGKTPPVAEMVAVQNVPAPAPAAKAPAKKAAASKATTKKAAAKPAAKKAPAKPAAKKPAPAKAKADAPANDQAKN
- a CDS encoding glycine zipper 2TM domain-containing protein; this encodes MRKSVLLVACFTTLSLLLGGCASSLTGDSYSRDEARRVQTVRMGTIESLRPVKIEGTKTPIGGAAGAVIGGVGGSAIGGGRGSIVTAVIGAVAGGLLGSATEEGLTRTQGVEITVREDDGSMRAYVQAVQENEIFRIGDRVRIMTVDGTSRVTR